The window TTTCTTTGATCAGGAGAAGCTCCTTACATGATACCAGTTTGCTTTTGCAGGAATTTCCAGTGCTTGTGCTATCAGGACCAAGGCAGGTTGGTAAATCTACTTTTACCAGGCAGCTATCCAGGAACCTGGTTTATCCGCCGGTATTTTTTGACCTGAGGGAAGAAAATGACCTTAGGCTCTTATCCCATGATCCGGCCTTCCTGCTGGAACAGTATGTCAACAATTGTGTCATAATCGAAGGAATTGAGCGCCTGCCTGCATTAATTCCCTCCATGGCGGAGATCATTGGACAGGATAAGCGGCCGGGAAGGTTTATCCTCACCGGGTCCGTCTCACCGGCCTGGTTGAAAAAGGCCTTGCCCCCTGAACAGGCTGGACAGTTTGCCTTTCTGGAGCTTACCCCCCTGCACTTCAGGGAGGCCCGCAATGGCAAGATCAGTATGCAGCGGCATTGGTTCAGGGGAGGCTTCCCCCTTTCCCTCACCGCTAAAAATGAAGCCAATGGACAACGTTTCCTGGTGGAACTGGTAAGGGATTATGTGGAAAAGGACCTTTCGAGGATCTCCGGGGTCAATATCTCGGAACGCGTGATGAGGAATTTCTGGCAGATGCTGGCGGCCAATAACGGGGCAGTATGGAATGCTGAAACCTATGCACGTTCCCTTGGAGTAAGCAGCCCAACCGTAAAACGTTACCTGGAGATCCTGGAAGCAGCCATGCTGGTACGGCAACTTCCCTCCTGGACCCTCAATAGCGCCAAAAGACTGGTCAAAGCCCCCAAAGTGTATATCCGCGACAGCGGTATTCTTCATGCCATGAACCGTATTGCCGGCCAGGACCAGCTTCCCATGAACATTGCAGTAGGGGCTTCCTGGGAAGGTTATGTGGTGGAGCAAATTGCTGCTGTGCTGCCCCAACACCTTAACCTCTCCTATTACCGCACCCATCATGGGGCGGAATGCGACCTGGTCCTGTCCGAAGGGAACAAACCGGTAATGGCCATCGACATTAAATTCTCCTCAAAACCAAGCCTGTCAAGGGGTTTCTATGTTGGAATGAGCGACCTGAACCTCCATCAAGGCTGGGTGATCGTACCAAAAGGCCCCCTATCAAAACCCGAGCCCTCCATCAACTGCATAGGCCTGACTGAATTCCTGGACCAGATTGAAAGCATCATATAATTGTGAATTTTTAATTTTTTATTTTAGATTTTCACGTTTTAATATTATTTATTGTGAAAAGTTTTAGCATTTCATATTATATATTTATTTAATGTTATTACTTTTTTTTAGTATTGCTAAATCCAGATTTCCGCATCAATTGAAATGATGTTTTTTGCCAATTTTCAGCTTTTTTGAATTTTGACCCTCCTGAATACGGTGATTTGATTTTTTAGCAGTTTTTACCGATTCGGATCATTTAGCATTTTTACACGAAGTTTCTTGGATTTGGGCTCTGCCTGAATTTTGGGGATTTTCAAAATTGGTACAATCCAATTTTACAGTTTTGGTATGTTGTAATGGCATTCAATCCTACCCGTCTAATTCCGGCGATTTTGAATTTTGGAAGGCTTTAAGACCCAGTTCCCGATTTTCATATCTTTTTCATGAAGGCCGGAAATTAACGGGCTGATAATTTTTCACTTCCCGGAATCAATTTTCCTGTGGACCTTTTGGACGGCTTTGATTTTCAGACACTTGTTGGGCATCAGCCAGAATTCATATTTATAACCCGGTGCTGCTTTTCGATAGCGGTAGTTTTATTCTTTTAACCAGGCCCTTCATTTCAACCATCCTTTTCTTCCTTCATGATCTTTGATACGGGAAGAGTTTTTTAGCGGAATTCATTTCCTGGTGGCTTCATTTTATATTTGACCCTTTTCAATTTCCTACCTTCGTCACATGGATAAACGCCTTTTTCTATTGGATGCTATGGCCTTGGTTTTCAGGGCTTACTATGCTTTGATCCGCAACCCGCGCATTACTTCACAGGGCAGGAATACCAATGCCCAATTCGGATTTACCAACACACTCCTGGACCTGATCAATAACCAGAAACCGACCCATATGGCGGTTTGCTTTGATACCGAAGCACCCACAGAACGCCATATCGACTTTACTGACTACAAGGCCAACCGGCAGGAAGCGCCTGAAGACCTTATCCTTGCCTTACCTGATATCAAAAGAATCATCAGGGGTTTCAATATCCCGGTGGTGGAAGTAGATGGTTATGAAGCTGATGATGTCATTGGTGCCCTTAGTAAACAAGCAGAAGCTGCTGGTTATGAGGTGTTTATGGTTACCCCGGACAAGGATTACGGTCAACTAGTATCCGATAAGGTTAAGATCTACAAGCCTGGTTACCAGGGAGGGGATGTTGAGATCCTCGGCCCTGAAGAGGTATGTAATAAATGGAATATCAAATCAGTGGACCAGGTGATCGATATGCTGGGCCTGATGGGGGACGCGGTTGACAATATCCCCGGCATACCCGGTGTAGGGGAAAAGACCGCCGCCAAACTATTGGCCGAATACGGCACCCTCGAAAACATCCTGGAAAATGCAGATCAGATCAAGGGAGCGCTCGGTGAAAAGGTAAGGAATGGTAAGGAATCGGCCATGGTTTCCAAGAAATTGGCCACCATCATCACTGCCGTCCCGGTAGAATTCCACGAAGAGGACTTCAGGCTCAAGGAGTGGAATAAGGATGCCTTAAAGGAAGTTTTCACCGAACTGGAATTCCGGACGGTTGCCAAAAGAATCCTTGGCGAAGAGATCCTGTCCCCGAATGCTACGAAATCTGCCCCACAGGGTGTCCAGACCGACCTCTTTGGTAATGCTGTCGACACCCCCGCCAGCAAATTGGCGAAGCCAGCTGAAAATGACGATTCGCAGGAAAAATTCCTGTCTGTTGATAAAAATATTGCCAATACCTCCCATCATTATGAATTGATCCAGGGTGAAGATGCCATTGAAGCCCTGGTAAGGAAACTGGCTGAAGCCCCCGAGATCTGTTTCGATACCGAAACCACCAACCTGGATGCCAATGACGCCGAACTCGTAGGCCTGAGCTTTGCTTCCAGGGCACACGAAGCCTATTATATCCCCTGTCCGGCAGACCAGGTACAAACCAAAAAGATCCTCACCCAGCTTGGTCCCCTGTTCAGTGATAAGAACAAACGCTGGATCGGCCAGAATATCAAATATGACCTGCTCGTCCTGAAATGGTATGGGGTGGAACTCGCCGGAAGTATTTTCGATACCATGTTGGCCCATTATGTAATTGAGCCCGAAGGGAAGAGGGGAATGGACCTGCTGAGTGCCAAATACCTGGGCTACGAACCCGTGCATATCGAGGAACTGATTGGTAAGAAGGGGAAGAACCAGGGCAATATGCGGGATGTGGAACTGGAAAAGATCAAGGATTACGCTGCAGAGGATGCTGATATCACCCTCCAGTTGAAGCAGGTCTTTGAACCCATGCTGAAGCAGCTGGAAGTAGAAAAGGTTTTTGAAAAAGTAGAGAACCCCCTGGTAAAAGTGCTGGCCGACATGGAGTTTGAAGGGGTAAAAGTTGATGTTGACTTCCTGAATGAATATTCTAAACAGCTGGAAAGGGATGCCAAAGCAGCAGAAGAAAGGGTATACCAGCAGGCAGGGGTCCGCTTCAACCTGGCGTCCCCCAAACAACTGGGAGAAGTCCTGTTTGAAAAGCTTCAGCTCGATCCCAAAGCTAAAAAGACAAAGACCGGCCAATATGCAACCGGGGAAGATGTTCTGCTGAAACTGGCCCAACAAAACCCGATCGTGGACGATATCCTCGCCTACAGGGAACTGACCAAGCTGAAATCCACCTACGTTGACGCGCTGCCCCAAA is drawn from Flavihumibacter rivuli and contains these coding sequences:
- a CDS encoding ATP-binding protein, whose amino-acid sequence is MIRRSSLHDTSLLLQEFPVLVLSGPRQVGKSTFTRQLSRNLVYPPVFFDLREENDLRLLSHDPAFLLEQYVNNCVIIEGIERLPALIPSMAEIIGQDKRPGRFILTGSVSPAWLKKALPPEQAGQFAFLELTPLHFREARNGKISMQRHWFRGGFPLSLTAKNEANGQRFLVELVRDYVEKDLSRISGVNISERVMRNFWQMLAANNGAVWNAETYARSLGVSSPTVKRYLEILEAAMLVRQLPSWTLNSAKRLVKAPKVYIRDSGILHAMNRIAGQDQLPMNIAVGASWEGYVVEQIAAVLPQHLNLSYYRTHHGAECDLVLSEGNKPVMAIDIKFSSKPSLSRGFYVGMSDLNLHQGWVIVPKGPLSKPEPSINCIGLTEFLDQIESII
- the polA gene encoding DNA polymerase I, which encodes MDKRLFLLDAMALVFRAYYALIRNPRITSQGRNTNAQFGFTNTLLDLINNQKPTHMAVCFDTEAPTERHIDFTDYKANRQEAPEDLILALPDIKRIIRGFNIPVVEVDGYEADDVIGALSKQAEAAGYEVFMVTPDKDYGQLVSDKVKIYKPGYQGGDVEILGPEEVCNKWNIKSVDQVIDMLGLMGDAVDNIPGIPGVGEKTAAKLLAEYGTLENILENADQIKGALGEKVRNGKESAMVSKKLATIITAVPVEFHEEDFRLKEWNKDALKEVFTELEFRTVAKRILGEEILSPNATKSAPQGVQTDLFGNAVDTPASKLAKPAENDDSQEKFLSVDKNIANTSHHYELIQGEDAIEALVRKLAEAPEICFDTETTNLDANDAELVGLSFASRAHEAYYIPCPADQVQTKKILTQLGPLFSDKNKRWIGQNIKYDLLVLKWYGVELAGSIFDTMLAHYVIEPEGKRGMDLLSAKYLGYEPVHIEELIGKKGKNQGNMRDVELEKIKDYAAEDADITLQLKQVFEPMLKQLEVEKVFEKVENPLVKVLADMEFEGVKVDVDFLNEYSKQLERDAKAAEERVYQQAGVRFNLASPKQLGEVLFEKLQLDPKAKKTKTGQYATGEDVLLKLAQQNPIVDDILAYRELTKLKSTYVDALPQMINRKTGRVHTSYGQAIAVTGRLSSNNPNLQNIPVRTERGREIRKAFVPRDGQHILLSADYSQIELRIVAAISGDKNMCEAFRSGKDIHTATAAKVYGVPEEEVTKEQRYKAKSVNFGIIYGQGAFGLADNLGISRTEAKEIIDNYKKEFSGITSYMDNMVNFARERGYVETLMGRKRWLRDINSSNFTVRGFAERNAINSPIQGTAADMIKLAMASLHAAIKREKLRSKMILQVHDELVFDALKEEVDSLKPLILDCMQSALPLPNEVPVIAEVGMGDNWLEAH